CACAGTAAATTTAAATGCTTAGATAAAGAATGTATTTACCTTTACAAAACTCATTCGAATGGTGCACATTTTGGTGAGCTCATACACTGCCTCAAATCCATGATTGACAGACTGAGCTAAAAGCTGAGCAAACTCCTGATTGTTAAAAATTTTAaggctgcagccactgggaatcttGCACACAGTTGTAGGGTGAAAGCCATGATGGTAGTTGCAGTTCCTGCTCTGTACAAATATGCTGCTGTCACTTAAGCACTCAGCATAGACTTCCCCACCAACATAGTAGAGATGAactccttaaaaacaaaaaggaaaaaaaaaaaacagattaaaaaattgtttcaagcTGTATTACTGCAAGTAACTCCCTTGAGCTCTGAGACAATTTAGTCAGCCTTCCATTTGAAGAACTTTCCTGAAAAGATATTTTTCCAGTCACATGCACACAAGCAGTTCAAAACACTTTCATCTCAAACTACTTCATTTTATATCAGCCACTAGATGGCCTTCTCTCATCAATTATAGGGCAGAATGCCCAGTGTCCAGCTCAAAGCAGCACTAGATCCTCCCAGAACAGAtgcatctccactgctacaacgATCACCACTCCCCAACCCCCCTTTACACACAAAcccacctttcaagatccatgggtcctacacatgcctatcataaTATGTGCTGTACTTCTGTATTAAATGGCCCAATAGCAACTGTGTGAATGAAACCAGATaaacaatcactacactctcaaatgaactcacataggaaaatgataaaagacaaaaacaccatacaACCTGTGGGTGaatatttttcacaaagcaatcactctgtatctgatctattagtcctcatcctcaaaggccCCTTGAAATGTGTGAACTGCTtttgctaaactatctgttccatcttgtatttagctgtgacactctgagtaactttccctgacctgaagagcaGCTCCATAAGCtagtctctcaccaacagaagttggtccaataaaagatattacctcacccatcttgtctctctagtatcctgagatcgacacagctacaacactgcatataataaGGGAAGACCTGAACTGATCTTTCAGACTGACAGCTATTGGTGAACTCATCAGGTCCACTGGGAGTCTAGGGTGGGATGAAGTTTGGGGAAAGGAACTTCGAAGCAGATTGCTTTGTCAGTCAATCAACTGCAAGTGGCTCACAGTGGATTTGGGGTCAGGTCTCTCTCCCATGTAATTCTGTTCTATTCTGCTTCTTTCTTGCCCCAATACTCAGTTGGCCTTCCCAGGGTAAGGCATTGGCTGGGGATTTCTGAGGAGCTGAACTGGAGAACAGCGGTACATAGCAGGTTGTGACAGAAATGTCTGCTTTTCCCGGGGGAAAATAAAACTCAAGATGAAGAAATAACTTGTAAGCTatttaattctgaaatttcaaaagTGACCCATGGCTGAGCTTCAGGGCTTTTACAAAAATGTGAGAAGTTTGGCATTTTTTTGGTGGCTGTTTTGTTATAGTGAGGCTAAGAAAGGGGAGACATTCAAGGTAAATTTCATAAGTAGAAATGTATCTGTATTCCCTTGTGAAGTTAACAGAAATAATCCTAGAAAATTCAACTGTCCCAGGAACAGTGACTCTACACTTATCTTGGAGTTAAAATTACATTATTAAGATTACAGATTTTAACTTTAAGTTTTAACTTATGCAAGCCTCTCAACCCAGtagtcctgggggaattctgtgcccatCCAGACCCCCAAACCTTCATCTGGACCACCGCTTCAGAGTCCCACTTCTGTTGCATCCAGTGGCCTAtcctccccaatgccatgctggagtctccacattcatttgacaaataaaacttgcagaatttttaaatgttttggtacAGAATGCCTTCAGGAGTAACACAATTAGCACAGCTCTGTAATACTGTCTCCATTTCTAATCTATTGATGGTTCCAGTAGTCCACATCAGAAGTAGCCCAAAAGAAAGCTACCCACATCCCTCACCCATCTTGGATTCACTCCGACGAAACAGATCCTTATAGCCTTATTTTAGTTTTGCTTTCAACCTATGCAGGATATTTAAACATACTAGACAGCACTCAAATATCCTGTGTGAACTGAGAACAAAACTCAAATATTATTAAGAGAGAACACTTGACAGATACTCCCAGGACCTACAATTCTGTTGAAGTGCTGGCACTGAATACAGTACAGTCCCAGCAGGCTTGTTTGCTAACTATTCTACCTACTCTAGAAGGGGAGTTTTATATTGTACATCATTTAGATTAGTTGGATGGATTCTGTGATCAGCATTCTTCAATGTGTATCACATATATACAAATACGTTTAAATCacaatttgtttaaataaatcttttctcCAGGCTTATTATGTGCCACTGCAACCACCATATACAATTTCAATTTTTGCACATTGCAATATGTCTGTTTTCAATGAAGTCTTTGCTTGTCAACTTATTGCTTTTAATCATAAAAGAGgcatgtcataaacatacagctaagggtagcataaaatccctctttaccctctaacaggttaattcctcttttatctgtaaagggttaagaagctcagataacctggttggcacctgaacAAAGGGActccaataaggggagaagatactttcaaatctgtgggggaagatttttttttgtctttgttttgttctctcAGAGTCACcaaaggaaccagggcagggcaaatatatctccctaagccatatctggaCTAAGTATctagtattgcagaaatagtaggtaatagcaaagaaatgcattagattttcttttgttttagcttgtgaattttccctgtgctcagagggaggtttatccctgtttttgtaactttaaagttttgcctagaggggaaatcctctgtgtttggaatctttttgttaccctgtaaagttatcttccatcctgattttacagaggtgattcttttatctttttttaaaataaacttcttttaagagcctgattgtttttcagtgtcctaaagacccagGGGTGTTGATCTGTGCTCCCTTTGTAagcaattggttaggatattattctcaagcctccccaggaaagggggtgtaggagcttgggggggatattttgggggaggtagggctccctgaatgtttgtttaaatcacttggtggtggcaacgatcaaggacaaggtggaacttgtgccttggaaaagttttaacctaagctggtaaaaataagcttagggggtctttcatgcgggtccccacatctgtatcccagagttcagagtggggaaggaaccctgacaaggCATAAAGTACACTTATGAATTACCTTTTCCAATATGTCGCCTAGTGTTCTCAATAGTTGAGTTGCGATTAACATTGGACAGCAAACCTAAGCAGAACCTGTTTTTATTGTTAGAAGGATCTGTAAATCCATCCACTAAGACACTGGTGGAAGATGCGTGAAAAGCCTCTCCAACGCGATTGTTTAATTCATAGTACACAATTGAACACCAGTGCTTGGGCTCTTCATAAGCAACAGGTTGAACATCTATAATAAAATGAAGTTAAAATGAGTCAATATGTATTTCAATTTAGAAGCATTTAACAATTCCTTTCACAtagcataaaaacataagaacggctgtactgggtcagaccaaaggtccatctagcccagtatcctgtctaccgacagtggccaatgccaggtgccccagagggagtgaacctaacaggtaatgatcaagtgatctctctcctgccatcaatctccaccctctgacaaacaaacagagtctagggacaccattcctaacCCTTCGTGGCTAATAgatattaatggacttaacctccatgaatgtatccggttctcttttaaacgcttatatagtcctagccttcacaacctcctcaagtaaggagttccacaagttgactgtgcactgtgtgaagaacttccttttatttgttttaaacctgctgcctattaatttcatttggtgacccctagttcttgtattatgggaataagtaaataacttttccttatccactttctccacatcactcaattttatatacctctatcatatcccccgttagtctcctcttttccaagctgaaaagtcctagcctctttaatcactcctcatatgggaccctctccaaacccctaatcattttagttgcccttctctgaaccttttctagtgccagtatatcttttttgagatgagaccacatctgtatgcagtattcaagatgtgggcctatcactgatttatataagggcaataatatattctccgtcttattctctatccctttttaatgattcctaacatccggtttgcttttttgaccgcctctgcacactgcgtggacatcttcagagaagtatccacgatgactccaagatctttttcctgatttgttgtagctaaattgtatgtatagtttgggttatttttttccagtgtgcattacatttagccacattacatttcatttgtcattttgttgcccaatcacttagttttgtgagatctttttgaagttcttcacaatctgctttggttcttcacaatctgcttagctatcttgagcagtttagtatcatctgcaaactttgccacctcactttttacccctttctccagatcatttatgaataagttgaattggattggtcctaggactgacccttggggaacaccactagttaccccacTAGTTAGCAGTAAAAAATTGCTCCTGCAATCTCACGCCTGTATCTTGTGCTCAGACTTGAAAGGCAGTATGATATGGTTAAAAAGGCCACTACCAATTtgttgaaatctagtcagtttaaaaaaaggtgAGTAAGAACACCTACAGGTACTACACCTGCCCTGAGTTACTCTGAAAGTTTTGTTTCACGATCATTTTCTTATTTTGGTGCCTTTCCCTCTTCCTGAGGCTTATGTGAAAGATTCATTCAAACAAAGGGAAAAATTATACAAGTGCtgccaaataaacaaacaagaagaGAAAGATTTTCTGTATAAACTTATTTATAATTGACATTTTGAGGCCTGATATTCAGGGATGCTGAGCAAGCACAACTCCACGTGCAATCAAAAGTAAAAGAGATTGTTCAGACCCttcttgggagggaggggggaataaataaataaaaaatcaggcccctagttATTAAAATAAGCTCAATTCAAAAAAGAGATTTTGTGGTTTTCTTCTtaactggtttaaaaacaagcCAACCAACAAAACGGTGTAAAAATGAACTAGATTGGGGTTGTTTCATCTTGCATTCTCTTCCTGGTGGCTGCTCCTCCTGGTACAACCCTGGACTTCTTCCATTTTCATTTGCAAGTTATATCTACTTAACACCAGATAAATTACTCCAATTAAGTCACCACTGAATCTGGATCTCAGCATTAAATAAGCCAGCCAAAAATTAATTATACACCATACTATCTTACCTCTGCTGGATATATTTGGCATAATTTGAGAAATCATAGTGTTGCTTGTGTCCATAGACTGTGAATTATCCTGCCCCATCTGATCTTCAGGAGGCATATATGCAGGAGGTGGAGTATCAGCTTCAAATAAGGAAAAAACACACAAGTTAAAACTATAAATGAAGACTGACAAATGCCATCAAGTGGAGCATAAGGCCTTGCTTTGCTCACTCAGCTAGGCCACACTTAAATTTTGTCAGGTGCTTGGTTATTAGAGTGATGAGTATATATACACATGCTTAGTTAGATGCATGTATTTATTAAGAGTCCCAAGTCAATACTCTTCAGCACAACAGCAGTATTTGAGGTCTTATAAGAAACTACCATTCCGTACTACTGGATGATATTTAACATAAGCTATGCCCTCTGTGAATTCAGAATTTGTTCCTGTCAAATTCCTTCTGTTTTAAAAGAGGACTGTTACATATTAAGATATTTCCTCTCTGCTTTGCACctcatatttaaaaaacactgaaTTAATTTAGTAATCCCATTTTTCCATATCCCAGCCACACGTCAGATggtatttggaaaataaaaactaTAACAAATAATTCACAAGAGCTCTGACACatatcaaggaaaaagaaaagtagtAATGAATGATTAACAGAGAATCAGAATTGGTTGACATTAAGCCAATATCAATTGATACCAGAAACACACAGAGGCTACAGGGAATTGCAATAGCTTTTGGTATTACTATACAAGCATGTTTTAATTTATCAGCAGAGTTCGCATACAGACTGTTCTCACCTGGTAGCTGAAATGGACTAGATGGTCCAGAACTGGCAGGGGAACTCGGGTAAGTGCTGCTCACTGGAGAAGGTGGGTAGGGGCTGTTTGGTGAAATGGAAAACGGAGTGCTGTTGGGTTGCTGGAAAGAATCTGGAAATGTAGCATTTTGTGGCATGTGCGGTTCATTGTGGCTTAGGTTCCTGAACTGAACTAGAAGGCTGTGCTGTGGATTGAATTCACTATGTCTAGGCACTAACACTGGAGGTagaactaaaaaaacaaaacaaaaacaaaaaacaatcagacaaaacaaaattgttaaaaatatagCTAAAACAAAACAGCATAAAATAATGCACTAACTATTCactaattacaaaaaaataaaaaataaaataaaaaaaaaatcccattaccAGCTGAGGAGAAGCAAGAAGAGGGGGTTATAAGATTTAAGTGCTTCTTACAatttgtggatttttaaaaaatatatactttgtaAAACTACTTTACACTTCTGCTCTTTTTCCTGCCAAACTTAATTTATACTTCACAACACGAAAGTTATTTGTTACCAATTTAGTGAGCCTTTTGTACAGAGCGTGGATACCAAGTGGAAAGTACTAATGATTTTAAAGGATTAGTGTCCTCCTAACATACAATTAAGTGCAAAAAGCTACATTAACACATTGAACTCTAAACTCAAGTAAGGAAATTCAAAAGTCAATGTTTCTACAACAACATTAGCAATCCAAGTACACATCTGATATATGTTATTTTGGATTCTGTACAGACGCTTTCAAACATACACCTTCCTACAAGCACCATTTCTAAGATAGCGTTGTAAGAACAGCAACTTACAAATTCCTGACTTGTGTGTGCAAATTCTCCACTTTAACCTGGCTTACCGTTGGTAACCTTGTACCAGGAACATGGCTATATCTAATCATTCCTCGTCTGCCCTCCCCCAATCACCTGTTGTCTAGAACTTGACTGGGGAGCACCACAGTCGCTCCACAGCTCTTCTTCCTGTCTTATGAACACTGAGCCTGATAGAACacccagtgattaaaaaaatactgacTACTAATAAGAATTCTGAGGTTTATAGTTAAATTTCTCAAAGAATATGAAGTCTTCCGTTGACTACTTTTGTATTTAGAGCTGAATACTCGTCACAATAAAGTCAATGACAATTCTGTCATTGACTATCAGGACCAGGATTTAGAAATCTCTTCCATAGATCAAATTCTACACAGTAAACTGTAGCTGTAAGGTTTTTACCAGGAAAACTGCACCTATTCTAACCAGAATGTTATACTCCACCCCACTCCTACCCCTAACAATTTAGTTGGCAAAGCAACACAGTCCGTGGGCAATTTGTTCAGTTTTATAGACAGCAAAGCTCAAACTTacctgggctctccaccctttTGTAGTGGTAAGGATTAATACAAACTTCCTTCTGTTTAGATCCAAAAGGAAATTCACAAATATCCAATGGCTTCAACTCATGATGACTCTGAAGATCAGGCCAACGCCAGACACGACAGTATATAACATGGGGCAGGCCTTTTCTGTGAGAAACTTGAAGTCTCCCATCTAAAGAACGAGGAATAGTAACACACTTGCTGGGTTGTCCGGGACTGCTCAAGGCTTTTTCTAATTCTTCCATAGcaccctttttctttttcaactttTTTACCAAAGCATCAACTGCCTTTTCCGCCCATTTTTCCTCTTCATCTCCTTGTTTCCAGCCCAATAAACGCTTTACAGCTGGGCTAGTAAAAGAGAACAAACTGGCCATTGACGTCATTTGACACAAGTCTTCAGAAAACCTTTCTATAAATAAATGTCAATGTCTACAAGAAGCAACTGACCAACTGTATTATTTCTTGGAAGACAACACCTGATTGAATAGATGTCACTTATAAAGCAAAAGGGACGATTCTTCTAATTTAGTcctgtttaaaacaaagaacaaaaaatagCAAGTAGTTAGCCACTatgttttgtttgggggtttttggtgggagggaagaggaaggcagagctgaAAACAattcagatacacctctaccccgatataacgtgacctgatagaatgcaaattcggatataatgtggtaaagcagtgctccggggggggaggggagggggaagggggagagaggaggaaagagctgcacactccggcggatcaaagcaagtttaatataacgcggtttcacctataacgtgttaagattttttggctcccgagaacagcgttatatcaggatagaggtgtattaaatAGGAAGAGTGATTATTTCCACCCTTGATTTtagatctaatttttaaaaaaaacattgaagtCCCACATCACAACTACCATTCTTTTAACAGAAGGAAAATTTTGTAGGACTCCTTTCAGACTCCTCTCTATCTCCTGTAACTTTGGATTTCCTGACATTGGTTGGTTTAATGGGACTTCAATGCAAAGCTTTCCAAGTTAGCTTTTTATAGTATACAGTTTAGTGTAGATATGGCATAGgtaaaacacacatacaaaactTATTTGCTTAATAGCTAAAAAGTTTACTAGACTACAAACAGAAGAACTAATTCTACTCACCAAAAGATAGATATAGACAAATTGAGTGATACCGGTAACCAGCAAGTTCCAAGGGCAATactctggagcagtggttctgaaccaggggtatgcagaggtcttccagaaggtacatcaactcatctagatatttacctagttttacaacatgcTACATAAAAAGGACTAGCGaattcagtacaaactaaaattttatacagcCAATGAtttctttatactgctctatatgccaaaatttaagtacaatatttatgttccaattgatttattttataattatgtggtcaAATGAGAACAAACGATTTCTCAGTAATACTGTTCTATGacattttatgtctgattttgtaagcaagtagtttttaagtgaggtgaaacttgggggtacacaagacaaattagactcctgaaagggatacaggcgtctggaaaggatgagagccactgctctggaGAGCCCTATCCTGACATCACCTTACTGCCGAGAAGGGAGAGTATGCTGAAGCTTCTACCAGGGTGCTATTCTTGGACTCTGCTTGGGTATTCCATTGTTTGTAGCTGACTAATAATGAGGAGATTGGAAGAATAACTGAGGATAGCTAATAAAAAAGGGTTTTAGACATAGTCAATCACCTTGGTCACCTCACTGATACACTTGGCCACTTTCCCCCagtctcctggctgctgggataAGGATTATAAGCAGTGGATTTTCAAGCTTTTGCAATACGTTTTCTTCCTAAAAAGGTGGAGACTGCAGAATAAGTGCCAGAAGTAAGACCTTTACCATAAAATGTTTGAGGGAGTTAATTTGAACAGTACTGTTCTGTACACAACGTCATAAAGAAACAGTGTTCACACATGGCCCTTGTTTTCTCTAATACCCACCAGattctggtgtaaatctgtgtttggttttttttaaaacagggagTAAAGATGACATGAGGAAATGATGTGTTGTGGCAACTAGCTGATAAGAGCTCCTGAAATCCCTTGTGATTACTACACAAGCAAGTACAGACAATGAGCAGCTGGTAAAAAGCAAGAGCGGAGCTAAGAGAAAGGATGTCAATAACAAAAGATGCTTCCTTTCTTGCTACAGAGACTGCCAAACAATATTGTCTCTCAGCTTTTGATAAACTCTGGTGAATGAGAACATCTAACATACTCTGGAACACTGAATCTGCATacgggagaaaaaaaatccatctaagTATTTCAGTCCTAAACAAGATAAAATTATTCACTTTCAAGATGTCACCATTCTCATACCACTGTCTTTAATCATCAGAACTTTCGTTACTTTTCTTACGACCCATACAAGTAAATTAGATTACCTAAAATAATTGGTGGTGTTTTTTAACTTCAGACCGCATCCTGTcagactgctttaaaaataactagCGATAACGATGGGTACCTtcctaatatttaatatttagccACCGGAAAAACTGTTTACGGCACTGGTTATTACACTTTATGACTGCAACTAAAGCATTAACGTAAGCCTACATCAAGCAACCATTTTGAATATCAGCCAAGGGTAAAAGTGTAAGTAATTCGGAACCAAAATATCAATACTCTAACCAcattcagcttttattttattttattttaaataaaggaaggCACACTTTGCCATGATAAAGATAAAAGGTTAACACTACTTTGGACAGACTTTCTACAGGAAGAAAAACTATCCTAGGTACCCTACCTCTCAACCCAGCATCCGTTTCTATGAAAGCTCTGGGAGGTATGCCTAAGTAATAAGGAATTCAAAACTGAGAAAAGCACCAGTAGAAACCCTATTAAAAATACTTCTTACTTGCTCCTAAATACACACCAtactaacaaaaaagaaaagagaaagaagatGGACATTACACTGCTTTGATA
This DNA window, taken from Trachemys scripta elegans isolate TJP31775 chromosome 8, CAS_Tse_1.0, whole genome shotgun sequence, encodes the following:
- the SMAD5 gene encoding mothers against decapentaplegic homolog 5, which translates into the protein MTSMASLFSFTSPAVKRLLGWKQGDEEEKWAEKAVDALVKKLKKKKGAMEELEKALSSPGQPSKCVTIPRSLDGRLQVSHRKGLPHVIYCRVWRWPDLQSHHELKPLDICEFPFGSKQKEVCINPYHYKRVESPVLPPVLVPRHSEFNPQHSLLVQFRNLSHNEPHMPQNATFPDSFQQPNSTPFSISPNSPYPPSPVSSTYPSSPASSGPSSPFQLPADTPPPAYMPPEDQMGQDNSQSMDTSNTMISQIMPNISSRDVQPVAYEEPKHWCSIVYYELNNRVGEAFHASSTSVLVDGFTDPSNNKNRFCLGLLSNVNRNSTIENTRRHIGKGVHLYYVGGEVYAECLSDSSIFVQSRNCNYHHGFHPTTVCKIPSGCSLKIFNNQEFAQLLAQSVNHGFEAVYELTKMCTIRMSFVKGWGAEYHRQDVTSTPCWIEIHLHGPLQWLDKVLTQMGSPLNPISSVS